Proteins encoded together in one Planctopirus ephydatiae window:
- the dusB gene encoding tRNA dihydrouridine synthase DusB, with protein MNDLRLHPSRPEESERVRTRLRLCTFVSYGPLVLPFRTLLSPLAGFTNLPFRRVVHELGGLGLGTTDLVNARGLLAGSEKTLRLIATHPIDRPFSVQIFGGEASIMRDAAQLLEARGVDSIDINMGCPVPKVVKTGAGASLMCHADAATELVKAVVEAVHVPVTVKMRLGWDASQLTAPRFAREFEQVGVAAVAIHGRTRAQGFSGTVNRDGIRQVVEAVDSIPVIANGDIRSVDDAISMYDETGCQAISIGRGALANPWIFRQLAEWESTGDWSPAGSFNDRLLLMRTQFRYLQEWVGEETAVSAFRKMSHWYTKAMRVGPALRHAVQSAKTGEEFEQVLQEIALAGPRGATKDGLLPDFEIPVPSGPNEHW; from the coding sequence ATGAACGATTTACGTCTACATCCCAGCCGTCCGGAAGAAAGCGAGCGTGTCCGCACAAGGCTGCGGTTGTGTACTTTCGTATCGTACGGGCCACTGGTTTTGCCTTTTCGGACACTTCTTTCACCCCTTGCGGGTTTTACCAATCTTCCTTTTCGCAGAGTTGTTCATGAGTTGGGTGGCCTTGGATTAGGCACGACTGATCTCGTCAATGCCCGTGGGCTCCTGGCGGGTTCCGAAAAAACCTTGAGGCTGATTGCGACGCATCCCATCGATCGGCCCTTTTCTGTGCAGATTTTTGGCGGCGAAGCCTCCATCATGCGGGATGCTGCACAGCTTCTGGAGGCTCGTGGTGTCGATTCCATCGATATCAATATGGGATGTCCCGTTCCCAAAGTCGTTAAGACGGGGGCCGGTGCCAGCCTGATGTGTCATGCCGATGCAGCGACCGAACTGGTCAAAGCTGTTGTTGAAGCCGTCCATGTCCCTGTCACTGTCAAAATGCGTTTGGGCTGGGACGCCAGTCAGTTAACAGCCCCCCGCTTTGCACGTGAGTTTGAACAAGTCGGTGTGGCGGCTGTCGCGATTCATGGCCGCACGAGAGCTCAGGGGTTTAGTGGGACGGTTAATCGAGATGGAATTCGTCAGGTCGTCGAAGCGGTGGATTCCATTCCTGTGATTGCGAATGGCGATATCCGCAGTGTGGATGACGCGATTTCGATGTACGATGAAACTGGCTGTCAGGCCATTTCGATTGGTCGTGGCGCCCTGGCGAATCCCTGGATCTTCCGTCAACTGGCCGAGTGGGAATCAACGGGAGATTGGTCGCCCGCAGGGAGCTTTAATGACCGTCTGCTTTTGATGCGCACACAGTTTCGATATTTGCAGGAATGGGTGGGTGAAGAAACAGCCGTCAGTGCGTTCCGAAAAATGTCCCACTGGTACACCAAAGCCATGCGTGTGGGGCCTGCACTCCGGCATGCTGTTCAGTCGGCCAAAACGGGAGAAGAGTTTGAACAGGTTCTCCAGGAAATTGCCTTAGCGGGGCCTCGAGGCGCGACAAAAGATGGTCTGCTCCCTGATTTTGAGATCCCGGTCCCATCCGGGCCGAATGAGCACTGGTAA
- a CDS encoding molybdopterin-binding domain-containing protein → MNDLSRTGQTENLLTCLGCNLLCDDPDVSSGIAALESNLKQICPRGADWLMRSQEPIELPERSLEHQILEAITWLQAARAPLWIVDHQQSLAASRSIVATAEKSRGILVSPASPIAEGASRAASHVGQVVCSLGDVRSRADVIILWGCDPALSHPRLIERICQQNIEQTGSKRPLRWIVVGDVLPSSIQQLTASGQTVHHFPWGKDLTFSKLQHLRSMIRQKNQQVATSSADASVAELAELLHSTRYGCLFFGEAFCQPEMAALATESLQRLVIELNDGRAFHSQYLANHGDFGMGSVVCTWQTGYTGAISFQQGQIDHDGNRFSVERLLREKNTDCLVLVGDHALEHIPSESIAQMAAQPVIWFRSYSTECSFPQLVDIRVQRDGIDRRAVFHRLDQLTIPARPWNDSSLPDLATVLDKIWNGLSR, encoded by the coding sequence ATGAATGATCTCTCCAGGACAGGCCAGACAGAGAATCTGCTCACCTGCCTGGGCTGTAATCTGCTATGCGACGACCCGGATGTCTCCAGTGGTATCGCTGCCCTGGAGTCGAACCTCAAGCAGATCTGCCCACGGGGTGCCGATTGGCTGATGAGATCGCAGGAACCGATCGAACTTCCTGAGAGATCATTGGAACATCAGATTCTGGAAGCTATCACATGGCTACAGGCGGCCCGCGCTCCACTCTGGATTGTTGACCATCAACAATCGCTGGCTGCCAGCCGATCGATTGTGGCTACTGCCGAAAAAAGTCGAGGAATACTAGTCTCGCCTGCTTCTCCAATCGCTGAAGGTGCCAGTCGGGCAGCCAGCCATGTTGGACAAGTCGTCTGCTCCCTGGGCGATGTTCGTTCCCGGGCCGATGTGATCATACTTTGGGGCTGTGATCCTGCGCTTTCACATCCGCGACTGATTGAGCGGATTTGCCAACAGAACATCGAGCAAACGGGTTCGAAACGACCACTCCGATGGATTGTTGTTGGAGATGTTTTGCCATCGTCGATCCAGCAACTGACAGCCAGCGGCCAGACGGTTCACCATTTCCCCTGGGGAAAAGATCTCACGTTTTCGAAGCTACAACATTTAAGAAGCATGATTCGTCAAAAGAATCAGCAAGTCGCAACTTCATCCGCAGATGCCAGCGTGGCCGAATTGGCAGAACTGCTGCACTCGACCCGGTATGGATGTCTCTTTTTCGGAGAAGCTTTCTGCCAGCCCGAAATGGCCGCATTAGCCACGGAGTCTTTGCAACGACTGGTCATCGAACTCAATGATGGCCGGGCATTCCATTCGCAATATCTGGCCAACCATGGCGATTTCGGGATGGGTTCCGTCGTCTGCACGTGGCAGACCGGCTATACCGGGGCGATCAGTTTCCAGCAGGGGCAGATTGATCACGATGGCAACCGTTTTTCTGTAGAACGGTTGCTTCGGGAGAAAAATACTGACTGTCTGGTGCTGGTCGGTGACCACGCCCTCGAGCATATTCCTTCAGAATCGATCGCCCAGATGGCAGCACAACCTGTCATATGGTTTCGATCATACTCCACCGAATGCAGTTTTCCTCAGCTTGTTGATATACGCGTCCAACGCGATGGGATTGATCGCCGAGCTGTATTTCACCGGTTGGATCAGCTGACAATTCCCGCCCGACCCTGGAACGATTCATCTCTGCCTGATCTTGCGACGGTTCTCGATAAGATCTGGAATGGATTGTCGCGCTGA
- a CDS encoding cation:proton antiporter, translated as MILAVDHVNQVEALMLIVLLQLIVMIAAARLGGWFFRKVGQPTVVGEIGAGLILGPSVVGRLFPDFIPTFFPPSVTPIFQTLGQLGLIFLMFLIGMEFDFSHLKKMGRTAGMISVAGIVLPFAGGLALGLWMHPYVAADVPLLGFSLFMATACSVTAIPILGRIMIEFGINRSRLGALTISAAAMVDALIWIMLATVAAIVRGNLQWSSVLGMLLLTLALVAMVIFVIRPLLIRWIEKLLPTAESRLNVTSLALWILLIFAMAMITNWIGIFSIIGPFLLGAILHDQHRFREAFASKTQDFVYSLLLPVFFTYTGLKTDIGTLDSPLLWVMCGLVCLVAISGKIVGCGLAARLGGLSWPESGCVAIMMNTRALMGLIAINVGREMGVIPPSVFCMLIIMAVVTTFMTSPILRRLLPHVDTSVA; from the coding sequence ATGATTCTGGCTGTGGATCACGTCAATCAGGTTGAAGCACTCATGTTGATCGTGCTTCTCCAGTTGATCGTCATGATTGCAGCTGCCAGGTTAGGTGGCTGGTTTTTTCGAAAAGTGGGGCAACCTACAGTCGTGGGTGAAATTGGTGCCGGGCTGATTCTGGGGCCTTCTGTGGTGGGCAGACTCTTTCCCGACTTCATCCCGACATTCTTCCCGCCCAGCGTCACTCCTATCTTTCAGACGTTGGGGCAGTTGGGCCTCATTTTCCTGATGTTCCTGATCGGTATGGAGTTCGACTTCAGCCACCTGAAAAAAATGGGCCGAACAGCCGGCATGATTAGTGTGGCCGGGATTGTGCTTCCATTTGCTGGAGGACTGGCTTTAGGTCTCTGGATGCATCCGTACGTCGCGGCGGATGTACCGCTGCTGGGCTTTTCGCTCTTCATGGCGACCGCCTGCTCAGTGACAGCCATTCCTATTCTGGGACGGATCATGATTGAGTTCGGCATCAATCGCTCTCGACTGGGAGCACTCACAATCAGTGCCGCCGCCATGGTCGATGCTTTGATCTGGATCATGCTGGCCACAGTTGCAGCGATCGTTCGCGGAAATCTCCAGTGGAGTTCGGTGCTCGGCATGCTCCTGCTGACCTTGGCTCTTGTCGCCATGGTGATCTTCGTGATCAGGCCGTTACTGATCCGCTGGATCGAAAAGCTGCTTCCGACCGCAGAATCTCGACTGAATGTGACTTCACTGGCTCTCTGGATCCTGTTGATTTTCGCGATGGCCATGATCACCAACTGGATCGGCATCTTTTCGATTATCGGGCCTTTTCTGCTCGGTGCCATATTGCACGACCAGCATCGATTTCGCGAAGCGTTTGCCAGCAAAACACAGGATTTCGTTTACAGCCTGCTGTTGCCTGTTTTCTTCACTTATACCGGGTTGAAGACCGATATCGGCACTCTCGATTCGCCCTTACTTTGGGTGATGTGTGGCCTCGTCTGCCTCGTCGCGATCAGTGGCAAAATCGTGGGCTGCGGCCTGGCGGCCCGTCTTGGTGGCTTATCCTGGCCTGAAAGCGGGTGTGTGGCCATCATGATGAACACGAGAGCTTTGATGGGGCTGATTGCCATTAATGTGGGCCGTGAAATGGGAGTGATTCCTCCCAGCGTCTTCTGCATGCTGATCATTATGGCGGTCGTCACGACGTTTATGACCAGCCCGATTCTGCGACGACTGCTTCCGCATGTGGATACGAGCGTCGCTTGA
- the gnd gene encoding decarboxylating NADP(+)-dependent phosphogluconate dehydrogenase, which translates to MSQHDIGLIGLAVMGQNLVLNMANHGFSVGVYNRTTATTDEFVGGLKNEPADKVHAGTIDRVKGYHTLEDFVKSLKAPRRIMIMVKAGKPVDAVIDQLEPLLDKGDIIIDGGNSDFVDTNRRDKDLREKGLRFIGTGVSGGEEGALKGPSIMPGGHADAWPFVKDIFQAISAKVGPNNDIPCCEWVGDAGAGHYVKMVHNGIEYGDMQLICEAYFILKHALGLSNEELYQVFKSWNEGELESYLIEITRDIFTVKDGNSGEYLVDKILDTAAQKGTGKWMSQHALDLGVPTTLITEAVYARCLSAQKDARVRASQILEGPKDAKFTGDKQQFIDDVRQALYASKLCSYAQGYVQLDAAAKEFGWKLNNGNIALLWRGGCIIRSAFLGDIKTAFDKSPTLENLLLDDFFKSAVAKAQPSWRRVISTAVQLGLPTPVFSAALSYYDGYRQGRLPANLLQAQRDYFGAHTYERTDKPRGEFFHTDWIRERKLS; encoded by the coding sequence ATGTCTCAGCATGACATTGGCCTGATTGGCCTCGCGGTGATGGGCCAGAATCTCGTTCTTAACATGGCGAACCACGGCTTTTCAGTCGGTGTTTACAACCGCACAACCGCCACGACCGATGAATTCGTGGGTGGACTGAAGAACGAACCCGCAGACAAGGTGCATGCCGGGACGATTGATCGCGTCAAGGGTTATCACACCCTCGAAGACTTTGTGAAGAGCCTGAAAGCTCCCCGCCGTATCATGATTATGGTGAAGGCCGGGAAGCCAGTTGACGCCGTGATCGATCAACTGGAGCCGTTGCTCGACAAAGGCGACATTATCATCGACGGTGGTAACAGCGATTTTGTCGATACCAATCGCCGCGACAAAGATCTGCGAGAAAAAGGTTTGCGATTCATTGGAACCGGGGTTTCCGGTGGTGAAGAAGGTGCCCTCAAGGGCCCGAGCATTATGCCGGGCGGTCATGCCGATGCCTGGCCATTCGTGAAAGATATTTTCCAGGCCATCTCCGCCAAAGTCGGCCCGAACAACGACATCCCCTGCTGTGAATGGGTGGGAGACGCCGGTGCCGGCCATTATGTGAAGATGGTGCATAACGGGATTGAATACGGCGATATGCAGCTCATCTGCGAAGCCTATTTCATTCTGAAACATGCTCTGGGGCTGTCGAACGAAGAGCTTTATCAGGTCTTCAAGTCCTGGAATGAAGGGGAACTCGAAAGTTACCTCATTGAAATCACTCGCGACATTTTCACAGTCAAAGATGGCAATTCGGGCGAGTACCTGGTTGACAAGATTCTCGATACCGCCGCCCAGAAGGGGACTGGCAAATGGATGAGCCAGCATGCTCTCGACCTGGGTGTGCCAACGACACTCATTACCGAAGCGGTCTACGCCCGCTGCCTGTCGGCTCAGAAAGATGCCCGTGTCCGCGCTTCGCAGATCCTCGAAGGGCCCAAGGATGCGAAATTCACGGGTGATAAGCAGCAGTTTATTGATGATGTCCGCCAGGCACTCTATGCCTCCAAGCTCTGCAGCTACGCTCAAGGGTATGTCCAGCTCGATGCTGCCGCCAAGGAATTTGGCTGGAAGCTGAACAACGGCAATATCGCCCTGCTCTGGCGCGGCGGCTGCATTATTCGCAGTGCCTTCCTCGGTGATATCAAGACCGCTTTCGATAAGTCGCCCACTCTCGAAAACCTGCTGCTGGATGACTTCTTCAAGTCGGCTGTTGCCAAAGCACAGCCCAGCTGGCGACGGGTCATTTCCACAGCCGTCCAATTGGGCCTGCCCACACCGGTCTTCAGTGCTGCTTTGAGCTACTATGACGGCTATCGACAGGGCCGACTCCCTGCGAATCTGCTCCAGGCTCAGCGTGATTACTTCGGTGCCCATACTTATGAGCGCACCGATAAGCCACGAGGTGAGTTCTTCCACACGGATTGGATTCGCGAACGCAAGCTCAGCTAA
- a CDS encoding efflux RND transporter periplasmic adaptor subunit, with protein sequence MLLNFSQRCHCAWWAILIGFCLVSGCSKKPVAAKAPPPPEVYVDQPIERTITNYEEYTGRMAAVKTVELRARVSGYLDKVQFEDGADLPKDALLFQIDDRPFRAAVSQAQSTVSQLEARLERLRRTEDRAFRLIEQKVTTTEDYEVAKYQALETKSELEAARANLDIAKLNLEFTTIRSPIDGRISRRLVDPGNLVQADITPLATIVSLDPPYTCWDADERTVL encoded by the coding sequence ATGCTCCTGAACTTTTCACAGCGCTGCCATTGTGCCTGGTGGGCCATCCTGATTGGCTTTTGCCTGGTTTCTGGATGCAGCAAAAAACCTGTCGCCGCTAAAGCTCCACCTCCACCCGAAGTTTATGTCGATCAACCGATTGAACGAACGATTACCAATTACGAGGAGTACACGGGCCGCATGGCCGCCGTTAAGACCGTGGAACTTCGTGCCCGAGTGAGTGGTTACCTCGACAAGGTCCAGTTTGAAGATGGAGCCGATCTTCCCAAAGATGCTCTTCTGTTTCAGATCGATGACCGCCCCTTTCGTGCTGCTGTCTCTCAGGCACAATCGACGGTTTCTCAACTCGAAGCTCGGCTTGAACGTCTTCGGCGAACGGAAGATCGGGCGTTTCGACTCATCGAACAAAAGGTGACCACGACAGAAGATTACGAAGTCGCCAAGTATCAGGCACTGGAGACAAAGTCCGAGCTTGAAGCCGCTCGTGCAAACCTCGATATCGCGAAACTCAATCTTGAGTTCACAACGATTCGTTCTCCGATTGATGGCCGAATCAGCCGGCGACTGGTTGACCCTGGTAACCTCGTTCAGGCCGACATCACACCTCTGGCAACCATCGTCAGTCTGGATCCGCCTTATACCTGCTGGGATGCCGACGAACGAACGGTGCTTTAA